The window GTCGTCGCCCTGCTGGCCGCGGGTCAGATCAATCTCGACCCGATCATCAGTTGTATCGCGCCGCTCGATAACTGGCGCGACAGCTTCGACGGCATGCATACGGGGAGGTACGTCAAAGCCGTGCTGAAACCATGAGCAGTTGCCAGTTACCGGTTGCCAGTTGTCCGTGGTCAGTGATTCGTCATTGAGTGCAGACTCTTTCCTGCCGGCAACTGATAACTGATAACTGGCAACTGACTCCTGACTACTTTGTTATGCCCAAACTGAGCGTCTTCCCGAAGTGTTACATGGACGAGCTGTGCGTCACCCGGACGATGACACTGTTCGAGTGGATCGAGCTGGCCGCATCGCTCGGCGTCGACGGCGTCGAGATGTACCCGGCGTTCTTCGAGAGCTTCGATCCCGGTTATCTTGAGCGCGTCAAGCAGCAGCTTGAGCGGTTCAAGCTGGAAGCGCCGATGATGTGCGCGTCGCCCGATTTCACGATCCCGGACGCCGAGAGTCGCCGCGCTGAAGTCGAGCGCGAGAAGGCCGTCATCGATGTGACGGCGCGGCTCGGCGGCGGCTACTGCCGTGTGCTGTCGGGACAGCGGCGCGAAGAAGTCACGCGCGCCGAGGGCGTCGGCTGGACGGTCGAGTGCATCACCGCGCTCTTCGATCACGCGGCGTCGCGCAAGGTCGTGCTGACGATGGAGAATCATTACAAGGATGGCTACTGGCGCTATCCCGAATTCGCCCAGCGCCTCGACGTTTTTCTGGAGATCATCGGTCAGATCGATTCGCCCTGGTTCGGCGTCAATTACGATCCGTCGAACGCGATTGTCGCCGGCGAAGACCCGCTCGCCGTCTTGAGCGCCGTCAAGCACCGCGTCGTCTCGATGCATGCCTCGGACAGATACCTCGCGAGCGGCACGCTTGCAGACCTGAAGCAGCACGAAGGCTCGGTGGGTTATGCTAAGGGGCTCAAGCACGGAGTCATCGGCAAAGGGCTGAATGATTATGACGCCATCTTTGCGACGCTAAGCGGCGAAGGCTTCGACGGCTGGATTTCTATCGAAGATGGCGAGAACGGTATGGACGACTTGCGAGAATCCGTCCGCTACTTGCGGGCAAAGATTGCGGAGCATTTTTAACTATGGCTCGTTTGCAAGATCATGTCGCAGTCATCACCGGCTCGGGCGCAGGCATGGGCGCAGGCATCGCCCGGCTGTTTGCCGAAGAAGGCGCTCGCGTGGTCATTTCTGACATCGCTACGGACGGCGGCGAAGCCCTTGCCGCCGGCATCAACGCGGCGGGCGGCCAGGCTATCTTTCAGCGCGCCGACGCGAGCAGCGAAGCCGATTGTCGCGCCCTGATAGATCGCGCCGTCGCCGCCTACGGGCGACTTGATGTGCTGGTCAACAACGTCGGCATCAGCACGCGCGGCAACATCGAAAACACCACGGTCGAAATGTGGGACAACATCTTTGCGGTCAACGTGCGCGGCGCTTTCATCTGCATGCAGCAAGCCGTCACGTATATGAAGCCGCGGCAGCGTGGCTCGATCATCAACATCGGCTCGGTCAATGCCTACATCGGCGAGCCGAAGCTGATGGCCTATTCGGCATCCAAGGGCGCGTTGATGACGCTGACGAAGAATGCCGCGAGCTACTTGAATCAATATCGCATCCGCGTCAATCAGATTAATCCGGGCTGGACGCTGACGCCGAACGAGCAGCGCGTCAAGCTCGCCGAAGGCAAGGGCGAAGACTGGCTAGAAGAGGCGGTCGCCACACGCCCGTTTGGGCGACTGCTGTTGCCGCGCGACATCGCGCTGGCAGCGATCTACTTTGCCAGCGATGAAAGCGAATGCGTGACGGGGTCGGTGCTAGACCTTGAGCAATACCCGGTCGGCGCGCCGCCCAATTGGTAATTTGGCGCAATGCGGTTAGCTTGCGCCGCACCCAAAGGATGCCGCTTGATGGAACGTCAGATTCTATTTCTTCAGAAAGTGAGACGCGCATGAGCACACAACGATCTCAGCAAGGGCAGGTCACGATTACGGATGCCGAGCGCCGCCGCCTGTTTGTCGCCAGTTGCATCGCACTGGTGGCAACTGCGGTGACCTTCGCGATTCGCGCTGACATCCTCGGCGACCTGGGCACGACCTTCTCTCTCAGCAACGAACAACTGGGCAAAGCCACCGGCGCATGGGCTTATGGCTTTAGCGTGTCGATCTTCATCGGCGGCCTGCTTGTTGACCTCTTAGGCATGCGGCGCATCTTCGGGCTGGCGTTTCTGATGCACGTCGCCGGGGTGGCGTTAACCATCTTTGCCAATGGCTTCTGGATGCTGTTTGCCGGGACGCTGGCTATCGGCCTGGGCAACGGCCTGGTCGAAGCCTTTATCAATCCGCTGACGGCGACGATCTATCCCGACCGCAAGACCGAAAAGCTGAACCTGCTGCACGTCTGGTTCCCCGGCGGCAACGTCATCGGCGGGCTGGCGGCCTACGCGCTGGCGAAGATGCACATGAACTGGCAGGTGAAGATGGCCTTCATCCTGCTGCCGACGATTGCTTATGGGCTCTTGTTTCTCGGTCAGAAGTTCCCGCCGACCGAGCGCGTTCAACAAGGCGTCAGCACCGCCGGCATGTACCGAGCGATTCTCCGCCCGCTGTTTTTGATTCTGCTCTTCTGCATGATTTTGACGGCTTCGACGGAGCTGGCGACCAACCAGTGGCTCGCCTACATTCTCTCAAGCACCGCAGGCATGGCGGCGGGCGGCATTCTGGTGCTGGTGTGGATCAACGGCTTGATGGCGGTCGGGCGCATGTTCGCCGGGCCAATCGTCCATCGCATTTCACCCATCGGGCTGCTGATCGGCTCGGCGACGATGTCGGCCATCGGGCTGGTCGGCTTGAGCATGGCCAATTCGCCGGCGACCGCCATCGCCGCGGCGACGATCTTTGCCATCGGCATCTGTTATTTTTGGCCGACGATGTTGGGCGTGACCAGCGAACGTTTCCCCGAAGGCGGGGCGCTGGCGCTGGCCATCATCGGCGGCACAGGGACGCTGTCGGTGGCAATCTTCACATGGATTATGGGCGGCCTTTATGACAACGCCGGGCCGCGCATGGCGCTGCGTTACATGGCCATCCTGCCCGTCATCCTGATCGTCATCTTCACAGGCATCTGGCTGCACGACAAAGCGCGGGGCGGCTATAAAGTGGTCAGACTGGCCGCCGACGAACAGGGCGATTAATTTCTAACCGCCAAGACGCCAAGGTCGCCAAGGAAACGCAAAGAAGGCTTGGGGCTGTCTTGGTGTTCTTGGCGTCTTGGCGGTGAATTCTTTTCCGTTTGCTGGAGGCCATCATGGCAAAACAGAAAACCTATGACGCTATCGTCATCGGCTCGGGCGCTTCGGGCGGCATGGCCGCTAAAGAGCTAACCGAGCGCGGCTTTGAAGTGCTGGTGCTGGAAGCCGGCCCGCCGGTCAATCCCGAGCGCGACTTCATGTCGCACAAGTGGCCCTATGAATCGATGTACCGCGGCCTCGGCCCGCCCGGCTGGAAGGCGCAAGAGCAGTGGATGCAGGACACGGCGGGCGAGTTCTCGCGCCACTTCTACGTCAAAGACACAGAGCATCCCTACACCACAGACCCCGGCAAGCCGTTCCTCTGGGTGCGCGCCCGCATCGTCGGCGGCAAGACCTTGCACTGGGGGCGGCTGTCGTGGCGCTTTTCGGATCTGGATTTCAAAGCCGCCTCGCACGACGGCTACGGCGACGACTGGCCGATCAGCTACAAAGAGCTTGAGCCCTACTATGACCGCGCCGAAGAGTTCGTCGGCATCAGCGGCAACCGCGATGGGCTCTGGTACTTGCCCGACGGCAAATTCATGCCGCCGATGAATCTGACCTGCGGCGAACAGATGCTCCGTCGCGGCGCGCAGAAGACCGGGCGCGTCGGCATCGTCATGCGTACGGCGCAGGTGACCGGCGAGCCCAGGCCGTGGATGCGCCCGCAGCGCCACAAGTGCCACTTCTGCGGCGAGTGTGGCAAAGGCTGTGACGTCGGCGCGATGTTCAACTCGGTCGCTTCGACGCTGCCGGTGGCGGCGCGCACGGGCCGGCTGACGCTCAGGCCAAACTCCGTCGTGCGCCACCTCATCATCGATAACAACACCGGCAACGCCAGAGGCGTCGCCTTCGTTGATCGCGTGACGCGGCAAGAGCTGGAAGCGTCGGCCAAAGTCGTCGTCGTCGCCGCTTCGACGCTTGAATCAACCCGCATCTTGTTGAACTCGAAATCGCGCCAGCATCCGAACGGCCTCGGCAACTCATCGGGCGTGCTGGGCCATTACCTGGTGGATCATTTCGGCGGCATCGGCGCGTCGGGCTACTTCCACATTCTGGCCGGGCGCGACCCGATCAATGAAGACGGCAAGGCGTCGGGGCTGTTCATTCCGCGTTTCCGCAACCTCGACAAGAAGACGCGCCACCCGCGCTTCCTGCGCGGCTATGGGTTTGAATGCGGTGCCGGCGCGTCACGCTTTCCCGGCTTTGCCAAGAACCCCGCGGTGGTGCCGGGCTTCGGCTCAGAGTTCAAGAAGCGCGTGCGCTACTACTACACCGCGCCGGTCAGCATGACGACGCGCGCGGCGATGCTTGAGCGCTTCGAGAACTACGCCGAGATAGACCCGGCGGGCATCGTTGACGCCTGGGGCATCCCCGTGTTGAAGATTCACATTCAGCACTCGGACAACGAGCTTGAGATGGCCCGTGACGCCGCCGAGACCAGCGAAGAGATATTGCGCGCGGCCGGCGCCGAAGTCGTCTCGACCGGCGGCAAGGTCACTACGCCCGGTCGCATCATCCACGAATTAGGCACGGCGCGCATGGGCAACGACCCGAAGAAGTCGGTGCTGAATAAATTCAACCAGTGCTGGGACGCAAAGAATGTGTTTGTCACCGATGGCGCAGCCTTCGTCAACTCGGCCAACCAGAACCCGACGCTGACGATTCTGGCCTTGACCATGCGCGCCTGCGAGTACATCGCTGACGAACACAAACGCGGCAATCTTTAATTTTGGATTTTAGATTTTGGATTTTGGATTAGCAGACTGAAGCACCAAGCGGTCACGTCCTGTCCCTCAATCCAAAATCGCCAGGCGAAGCGCCAAGCCATGAAAATCCAAAATCCAAAATCGGAGTGATTATGGCACAAGCGAAAAAAGCCAGAAGTGGGCGGGCGGCAGGGCGCGCTGTCGGCAGCGCGATGAAGATTCATTCAATGGCGGCGCTGCTCAAAGAGCGCGGCTTCGGCGGCAGCTTCGACGTTCACGGTGCCGTCTACAAGTTCGATTACGCGCCGCAGCGCGCAGAGGTTGCCGCGGGCAAGCTCCAGTTAACCGGGCGGCTCACGGTCACAGGCGCCAGAGGACAGCAGCGCTCGCTTGAACAGGTGCATGCCACGCTGGAAGCCACGCAGGGCGGCGTCGGCGCTTCGCCGGTGCGCCGCCAGCTACTGGCCGCCGGGGCGCAATCCGACACGACGGCGACGGCTGAAGAAAAGCAGCAACTGGCAAGCGAAAATGACAAGAAGTCGAACGAGTCGGCGAAGATGCCTGTGCATGCGCTGCCATTGACGGAAAGCGCCGGGCGTGAAGCGTTCGTCGGCGTGATGTACTTTCGGCTGGAGGCGCTCGACAGCCGGGCGCTGGGCGTGAACGCCGACCTCAGTCGCGTTCAACTGAATGTGCGAATGGCGCCCGTAAGCGACACCGAGCGCGCGCTCCAAGACTTCTATTCTTCAATCGTTGAAGCGCTCTACGGCAACCGCGTCAATGAGCGGCTGGCAGCGGCGGCGCTCGCCGAAATCAACAAGCTGCTCGCTGCCGGTTGATTCATCGCGCGCGCCTGCTGACGCGTTCGACGAACGAGAAGCTCACTGCTTCACATCAGGCGGGTTGAAGACCGCGTCATCAATGGCGGCGTTTTGTTTGACCTCGGCGATCTTGCGGCCCCAGCTCCGGCCCGGCATCGACCAGCGGATGCTGAAGGGCAGTTTAACGCCATCCACTTCTTTATAGTCTTCATACTCGGTCTGCGTCGGGAACGGGCCGAACGTGGTCTTTGATTCTCGGTAACGACGGATCAACAAGCCGGTCTGCGAATCGAAGTAGAGTTTTTCAGACAGCCCCTGGCGCGTCGTGGCATTGACGACAATTGCTTCGCGTTCGCCGACAGGGGTGCGGCCCTCTACCGCCATTTGCGAATAGAGTTCTCTGATCCGCGTGTTGCCATAAGACTCGGCATCGCGCACGATTTCAGCTAACTGCTCGCTGCCGATCTGACTTTCCCCCTTGCTGCTTTTGGCCCACCCGCTGGTGCCATCGAACCCGCTGCGGAAGACGATGTCAGGATAGCTGGTCACCACCAGCAGCTTGTTCGGGGCCTTCTGATAGACTTCTTCAGGCACCAGGACGCCGTCAGCGCCGACGCGCGAGCCTTTCAGGATTCGGCTGGTCTGGCGCGTCAGGGCCGCTTTGCCGCCGAGGGCCTGCTCGTAACGCTCAAGCA is drawn from Blastocatellia bacterium and contains these coding sequences:
- a CDS encoding oxidoreductase, with protein sequence MARLQDHVAVITGSGAGMGAGIARLFAEEGARVVISDIATDGGEALAAGINAAGGQAIFQRADASSEADCRALIDRAVAAYGRLDVLVNNVGISTRGNIENTTVEMWDNIFAVNVRGAFICMQQAVTYMKPRQRGSIINIGSVNAYIGEPKLMAYSASKGALMTLTKNAASYLNQYRIRVNQINPGWTLTPNEQRVKLAEGKGEDWLEEAVATRPFGRLLLPRDIALAAIYFASDESECVTGSVLDLEQYPVGAPPNW
- a CDS encoding sugar phosphate isomerase/epimerase family protein, giving the protein MPKLSVFPKCYMDELCVTRTMTLFEWIELAASLGVDGVEMYPAFFESFDPGYLERVKQQLERFKLEAPMMCASPDFTIPDAESRRAEVEREKAVIDVTARLGGGYCRVLSGQRREEVTRAEGVGWTVECITALFDHAASRKVVLTMENHYKDGYWRYPEFAQRLDVFLEIIGQIDSPWFGVNYDPSNAIVAGEDPLAVLSAVKHRVVSMHASDRYLASGTLADLKQHEGSVGYAKGLKHGVIGKGLNDYDAIFATLSGEGFDGWISIEDGENGMDDLRESVRYLRAKIAEHF
- a CDS encoding MFS transporter translates to MSTQRSQQGQVTITDAERRRLFVASCIALVATAVTFAIRADILGDLGTTFSLSNEQLGKATGAWAYGFSVSIFIGGLLVDLLGMRRIFGLAFLMHVAGVALTIFANGFWMLFAGTLAIGLGNGLVEAFINPLTATIYPDRKTEKLNLLHVWFPGGNVIGGLAAYALAKMHMNWQVKMAFILLPTIAYGLLFLGQKFPPTERVQQGVSTAGMYRAILRPLFLILLFCMILTASTELATNQWLAYILSSTAGMAAGGILVLVWINGLMAVGRMFAGPIVHRISPIGLLIGSATMSAIGLVGLSMANSPATAIAAATIFAIGICYFWPTMLGVTSERFPEGGALALAIIGGTGTLSVAIFTWIMGGLYDNAGPRMALRYMAILPVILIVIFTGIWLHDKARGGYKVVRLAADEQGD
- a CDS encoding GMC family oxidoreductase — its product is MAKQKTYDAIVIGSGASGGMAAKELTERGFEVLVLEAGPPVNPERDFMSHKWPYESMYRGLGPPGWKAQEQWMQDTAGEFSRHFYVKDTEHPYTTDPGKPFLWVRARIVGGKTLHWGRLSWRFSDLDFKAASHDGYGDDWPISYKELEPYYDRAEEFVGISGNRDGLWYLPDGKFMPPMNLTCGEQMLRRGAQKTGRVGIVMRTAQVTGEPRPWMRPQRHKCHFCGECGKGCDVGAMFNSVASTLPVAARTGRLTLRPNSVVRHLIIDNNTGNARGVAFVDRVTRQELEASAKVVVVAASTLESTRILLNSKSRQHPNGLGNSSGVLGHYLVDHFGGIGASGYFHILAGRDPINEDGKASGLFIPRFRNLDKKTRHPRFLRGYGFECGAGASRFPGFAKNPAVVPGFGSEFKKRVRYYYTAPVSMTTRAAMLERFENYAEIDPAGIVDAWGIPVLKIHIQHSDNELEMARDAAETSEEILRAAGAEVVSTGGKVTTPGRIIHELGTARMGNDPKKSVLNKFNQCWDAKNVFVTDGAAFVNSANQNPTLTILALTMRACEYIADEHKRGNL
- a CDS encoding c-type cytochrome, producing the protein MKKGLRLMTVMVVLLIGGFSLLDRSEAAAAAPAEPAQEKTTEQMYRNIQVLKGLPASELQAIMALMTGALGVKCNYCHVNPFDKDEKPTKQTARMMMQMVFDLNKDRFAGRATITCYTCHRGQPKPVAVVALGQNLWQSPAGAKPEAALPSVEQVLERYEQALGGKAALTRQTSRILKGSRVGADGVLVPEEVYQKAPNKLLVVTSYPDIVFRSGFDGTSGWAKSSKGESQIGSEQLAEIVRDAESYGNTRIRELYSQMAVEGRTPVGEREAIVVNATTRQGLSEKLYFDSQTGLLIRRYRESKTTFGPFPTQTEYEDYKEVDGVKLPFSIRWSMPGRSWGRKIAEVKQNAAIDDAVFNPPDVKQ